The Fructilactobacillus myrtifloralis genome contains a region encoding:
- a CDS encoding class I SAM-dependent DNA methyltransferase, with translation MIYSQFATFYDQLFDNELYPQWADYVKRWVQPPARVLDLACGTGRLLVLLDQAGYQVTGVDLSADMLALANQHLAEAETTVPLLQLNMLDLQELGEFDAVTCFDDSLCYLQDLSEVTQVFQTVADRLPVGGQFLFDVITPYQTDVKYPGYMYNYQDDDQAFMWTTYAGSEPHAVEHDLTFFHYQPELDAYAAYAETHYERTYPLGDYEQALHSAGFGEIIVTSDFGKAPVTDTTTRWFFRGVKQ, from the coding sequence ATGATTTATAGTCAGTTTGCCACGTTTTACGATCAACTATTTGATAATGAGTTGTATCCGCAATGGGCCGATTACGTAAAGCGGTGGGTTCAACCCCCAGCCCGGGTGTTAGATCTCGCCTGTGGCACCGGTCGGTTACTGGTGTTGTTAGATCAAGCTGGGTACCAGGTAACCGGGGTGGATTTGTCTGCCGATATGCTGGCACTTGCTAACCAGCACCTGGCAGAGGCGGAGACCACCGTCCCCTTATTACAACTAAATATGTTGGATTTGCAGGAGCTGGGCGAGTTTGACGCGGTCACGTGTTTTGACGATTCTTTGTGTTACTTACAGGATCTAAGCGAAGTCACGCAGGTTTTTCAAACGGTGGCTGACCGGCTGCCCGTCGGTGGGCAATTTTTGTTTGATGTAATTACGCCCTACCAAACCGATGTAAAGTACCCCGGGTACATGTACAATTATCAAGATGACGACCAGGCTTTCATGTGGACGACCTATGCGGGTAGTGAGCCCCATGCAGTTGAGCATGATTTGACCTTTTTTCACTACCAGCCTGAGCTAGATGCCTATGCCGCCTATGCAGAAACGCACTATGAGCGGACTTACCCACTCGGTGATTACGAACAAGCACTTCACAGTGCGGGGTTTGGCGAGATTATCGTGACCAGTGACTTTGGGAAAGCACCGGTTACCGATACCACTACCCGGTGGTTCTTTCGGGGTGTGAAGCAATGA
- the yqeH gene encoding ribosome biogenesis GTPase YqeH, which produces MDEKRLDEEVAATEPLFCIGCGAQIQTTDKTAAGYTPSGALEKGLETGELYCQRCFRLRHYNEIQPVSVSDDEFLNLLSQIGSTDSLVVYVVDIFDVNGSLIPGLQRFVGKNPVLVVGNKVDLLPSSFKPTKVKDWLRQTVNRAGLRPVGVELVSAKTNQAVDDLLTVINRYAHDRDVYVVGVTNVGKSTLINQIIHQSSGERQVITTSKFPGTTLDLIKIPLDNGHLLIDTPGIIHSSQMAHYLSSQDLKYVSPQKRIKPRVYQLNSGQTLFWGAVGRFDYLQGPKAGFTVYVDNNLMLHRTKLENADEFFANHAGGLLKPPEGPENVIPLQRHEFKVTDTSDLVIEGLGWVTVPKGSVVAGWAPKGVAVLIRKSMF; this is translated from the coding sequence ATGGACGAAAAACGATTGGATGAAGAAGTTGCAGCGACGGAACCGCTATTTTGTATCGGTTGTGGTGCCCAAATTCAAACGACGGATAAAACAGCCGCGGGCTATACTCCCAGCGGGGCACTGGAAAAGGGACTAGAGACGGGGGAACTTTACTGTCAACGCTGTTTTCGGCTCCGGCATTACAACGAGATTCAACCGGTTAGCGTTTCTGACGATGAGTTCTTAAACCTGTTAAGTCAGATTGGAAGCACCGATTCGTTAGTTGTGTACGTGGTCGATATTTTTGACGTTAACGGGAGCTTGATTCCGGGGTTACAGCGCTTCGTTGGCAAGAATCCAGTCTTAGTGGTTGGAAATAAGGTGGACTTATTACCGTCGTCGTTTAAACCGACCAAGGTCAAGGACTGGTTACGGCAGACGGTTAACCGGGCCGGCTTGCGCCCCGTTGGAGTGGAATTGGTATCGGCGAAGACTAACCAAGCGGTTGACGACCTGCTAACTGTGATTAACCGGTATGCCCATGATCGCGACGTCTACGTGGTTGGAGTGACAAACGTGGGAAAATCAACGTTGATTAATCAGATCATTCATCAAAGTTCGGGAGAACGGCAGGTAATTACCACCTCCAAGTTCCCGGGGACCACGCTCGATTTGATTAAAATCCCGTTGGATAATGGCCACTTATTAATTGACACTCCCGGAATTATTCATTCCAGTCAAATGGCGCACTACTTAAGTAGTCAGGATCTTAAATACGTTTCCCCCCAAAAACGAATTAAACCCCGGGTGTATCAGTTAAATTCAGGGCAAACCTTATTTTGGGGCGCCGTGGGGCGGTTTGATTACCTCCAGGGACCGAAGGCGGGCTTTACGGTTTACGTTGATAATAATTTAATGTTACACCGTACTAAGTTGGAAAACGCTGATGAATTCTTTGCTAACCACGCCGGTGGGCTGTTGAAGCCACCGGAAGGCCCTGAAAATGTGATTCCGCTACAACGGCATGAATTTAAGGTTACGGACACCTCTGATTTAGTGATTGAAGGCTTAGGCTGGGTAACGGTTCCCAAGGGAAGTGTTGTTGCCGGCTGGGCTCCTAAAGGGGTGGCCGTTTTGATCAGAAAATCAATGTTTTAA
- the yqeK gene encoding bis(5'-nucleosyl)-tetraphosphatase (symmetrical) YqeK, whose product MKQSKLDYHQYADFNRDQIIAKMRTMLKPNRLEHCLRVEQTAIELATEQQADPTVAGLAGLVHDYAKQRPKADFEAVIQTDHLDPELLNYGSAIWHGYVGYLMVQRELGINDNRILRAVKYHTIGAPVMDVYAQIVYMADYIEPGRDFAGVTDARKLTHARLWDGVVYQNAQTMKRLVTHEQAVYPAAIAAYNVIVAGQQ is encoded by the coding sequence ATGAAACAGAGTAAACTAGATTATCACCAGTATGCTGATTTTAATCGTGACCAAATCATTGCGAAAATGCGCACCATGTTAAAGCCCAACCGGCTGGAACACTGTTTGCGGGTCGAGCAAACCGCCATTGAATTGGCAACGGAACAGCAGGCGGATCCCACGGTCGCTGGCTTAGCCGGCCTCGTGCATGATTATGCCAAACAACGTCCCAAAGCTGATTTTGAGGCGGTAATTCAAACAGACCACCTAGATCCCGAGCTCTTAAACTACGGGAGCGCCATTTGGCACGGTTACGTGGGCTATCTGATGGTGCAACGCGAACTCGGGATTAATGATAACCGGATTTTACGGGCCGTGAAGTACCACACGATTGGGGCCCCGGTCATGGATGTTTACGCCCAGATTGTGTACATGGCCGATTACATTGAGCCGGGGCGCGACTTTGCTGGCGTCACGGATGCTCGCAAGCTAACCCACGCCCGGTTATGGGATGGCGTTGTTTATCAAAATGCCCAAACGATGAAACGGTTAGTTACGCATGAACAAGCAGTCTATCCAGCAGCAATTGCGGCCTATAACGTGATTGTGGCTGGACAACAATAG
- a CDS encoding Bax inhibitor-1 family protein codes for MNGEILGNTQDLAQRLIAKTYQKVTIGLIITGLVMAFMATFMRGFIMSMGLGTSLIFLVIMIGLMFMLSRSVSNENSSPSTANAIYYALTVLFGVSTSPLLVYYNMNTVGLAMLATALMFGGLTYYANHTKKNYIPMGIYLFWALLAAVVLSIVAIFIRIPGFYLLIDVVLLVIFSFYIIVDTQSVKQYANQVTSESQLEKYSTIGALNIYIDVLNLFEILVELFGAGQSNNN; via the coding sequence ATGAATGGTGAAATTTTAGGAAACACGCAAGACCTCGCCCAACGGTTAATTGCCAAAACGTACCAAAAGGTGACGATTGGGTTAATCATTACGGGGCTTGTGATGGCCTTCATGGCAACGTTTATGCGTGGCTTTATCATGTCAATGGGGTTAGGAACTTCGTTAATCTTTTTGGTAATTATGATTGGGCTCATGTTTATGCTATCCCGCTCGGTTAGCAATGAAAACTCCAGCCCGTCGACTGCCAACGCAATTTATTATGCCTTGACGGTTTTGTTTGGAGTTTCGACGAGTCCGCTCTTGGTTTACTACAACATGAATACCGTTGGGTTAGCGATGTTAGCCACGGCACTCATGTTTGGGGGCTTAACCTACTATGCCAACCACACCAAGAAGAATTACATTCCAATGGGAATCTATTTATTCTGGGCTTTGTTAGCAGCGGTCGTGTTATCGATTGTGGCCATTTTCATTCGCATCCCAGGGTTCTACCTGCTCATAGATGTCGTCTTGTTAGTAATCTTTTCGTTCTACATCATCGTTGATACGCAGAGCGTTAAGCAATACGCTAACCAAGTAACGTCAGAAAGTCAGTTAGAAAAGTACAGTACCATTGGCGCCTTAAACATCTACATTGATGTCTTGAATCTGTTTGAAATTTTGGTTGAACTCTTCGGAGCTGGTCAAAGTAATAATAATTAG
- the rpmI gene encoding 50S ribosomal protein L35 translates to MPKMKSNRAVAKRFKTTAKGGLKSAHAFTSHRFHGKTKKQRRHLRGTHMLNSIWVKSYTELLKK, encoded by the coding sequence ATGCCAAAAATGAAATCAAACCGGGCCGTTGCGAAGCGGTTTAAAACGACTGCTAAGGGTGGTTTAAAGAGTGCTCATGCCTTTACTAGCCACCGTTTCCACGGGAAGACGAAGAAGCAACGTCGTCACTTACGTGGGACTCACATGTTAAACAGCATTTGGGTTAAGTCATACACTGAATTATTAAAAAAATAA
- the yidC gene encoding membrane protein insertase YidC: MKIGKKLALLGLTGLAGLTLSGCVQTDAHGKPYGLVYDYLAVPGQHVMDWLAKFVGGYGWSLIVITVVVRLLLLPMMVNQVKKSTVQQEKMALVKPQLTKLQQLMKNAKTQQEQMALNQQMMRLYKDNDISMTGGIGCLPLLIQLPVFAALYAAIRYSPELSHTVFMGIQLGQRSLLLAVLSLIVYGIQGYLSVIGMPKEQRKQMGFMMLISPIMIFFVTMSSPAGLGIYFFIGGLFAILQQLIVNAYRPKIVAQVNAEAKRNPPKVVVPEEVVQTEDQIAKEEQDQSTTEQPQSHRNQNKQRHHHDD, encoded by the coding sequence ATGAAAATCGGCAAAAAACTGGCCTTATTAGGTCTGACTGGGCTCGCTGGGTTGACGCTGTCTGGTTGTGTGCAAACGGACGCCCACGGCAAACCCTATGGATTAGTTTATGACTACCTGGCTGTTCCCGGTCAACACGTAATGGATTGGCTCGCCAAGTTCGTTGGAGGCTACGGCTGGTCCCTCATCGTGATTACCGTCGTCGTTCGATTACTGTTACTGCCGATGATGGTCAACCAGGTGAAAAAATCCACCGTCCAGCAGGAAAAAATGGCCCTCGTCAAACCGCAGTTAACGAAGCTTCAACAGTTGATGAAAAATGCCAAAACCCAACAGGAACAAATGGCCCTTAATCAACAAATGATGCGGCTCTATAAAGACAATGATATCAGTATGACCGGAGGAATTGGTTGCTTACCCCTCCTCATTCAACTACCCGTCTTTGCCGCCCTCTACGCGGCCATCCGGTATTCACCAGAACTTTCTCACACGGTGTTCATGGGCATTCAACTGGGGCAACGGAGTCTCTTGTTAGCCGTCCTCTCTCTAATTGTATATGGAATCCAAGGTTATCTGTCTGTAATTGGCATGCCCAAGGAGCAACGGAAACAAATGGGCTTTATGATGTTAATTAGTCCGATTATGATTTTCTTTGTAACCATGTCTTCTCCGGCTGGACTCGGGATCTACTTCTTCATTGGTGGGCTCTTTGCAATCCTGCAACAACTGATTGTCAACGCCTACCGGCCTAAAATTGTGGCCCAGGTTAATGCTGAAGCCAAACGGAATCCGCCCAAGGTGGTGGTCCCAGAAGAAGTGGTCCAGACCGAAGATCAAATTGCCAAAGAGGAACAGGACCAGTCTACGACTGAGCAACCCCAATCCCACCGCAATCAAAATAAACAACGCCATCATCACGATGACTAA
- a CDS encoding YqeG family HAD IIIA-type phosphatase codes for MLKAFKPTWMVENVFQISPQKLRQHGITTVLADLDNTLIPWNNKNSTTKLKHWMESLQAAGIKLVVVSNNNPKRVKRAVGDLQLSFVAHALKPLPVGMKRALKQGHLHKQEVVMVGDQLLTDVLAANNCKIKSIWVKPLVQTDLLPTKLNRQLEKLVYRLLQKKYKLQWKEDID; via the coding sequence ATGTTAAAAGCATTTAAACCAACCTGGATGGTGGAGAACGTCTTTCAAATTTCGCCCCAAAAATTGCGACAACACGGAATTACAACCGTTTTGGCTGATTTAGACAACACCCTCATTCCTTGGAACAATAAAAACAGTACCACGAAGTTAAAGCACTGGATGGAGAGCTTACAAGCGGCCGGAATCAAACTGGTGGTCGTTTCTAACAATAATCCCAAACGAGTTAAACGGGCCGTAGGCGATTTGCAGTTATCATTTGTGGCGCATGCCTTAAAACCGCTCCCGGTCGGGATGAAGCGGGCCTTGAAGCAGGGCCACTTGCACAAACAGGAAGTGGTGATGGTCGGCGATCAGTTATTAACTGATGTGTTGGCGGCCAATAACTGTAAAATTAAAAGCATCTGGGTGAAGCCCCTCGTGCAAACCGACTTATTACCCACTAAACTGAACCGCCAGTTAGAAAAACTAGTGTACCGGTTACTGCAAAAAAAATATAAGCTACAGTGGAAGGAAGATATTGATTAA
- a CDS encoding glutamate--cysteine ligase — protein sequence MGQKKQNAAGTVETLLSGWTGVEIEEHRVEQHPRRLSRFDHPAQLGDRHYQPYFQTDFSESMEELITAPHQAVQAVSSQLHSLQQLLTEQLHPDEVIWPLSMPPKLQPSDVTFLEKTFKRDWYQGYRDLLLAKYGPLQHIMCGVHVSYSPTPAIVSWYQAQHQIADRVTAKNQLMFQITQELVGFRWLLTYLFGASPLDENQPAPRPLVRSLRASHRGFGNRSDVHVSYQRLADFVNQQLEAIRTKKLFAPSEFYGPVRLKAKNGLASIPQQGIDYLELRTLDNDPFATDGVAPTTLRVVRLLILAGILFPEPWDAERLATAAAANDQVALAAPTAPLPADLQASAKQLVERLQTVVKQLPNPADWQASLAMVRDRLQDPDQTTAGRLVPYVHQDSLSDFGFQRGLATKRARQGAALSAQFPDVVPELVPVYRYLAQTGIPFRVQDPTKLVVTIADQTPITVTNPAQLAELQALWQAHFQ from the coding sequence ATGGGGCAAAAAAAGCAGAACGCAGCTGGAACAGTTGAAACGTTACTATCTGGTTGGACCGGCGTCGAAATTGAGGAGCACCGGGTGGAACAACATCCCCGCAGGCTATCGCGGTTTGATCACCCGGCTCAACTGGGAGACCGGCACTACCAACCCTACTTTCAAACTGATTTTTCGGAAAGTATGGAGGAGTTAATTACGGCTCCGCACCAAGCAGTCCAAGCGGTCAGTAGCCAATTGCACAGTTTGCAGCAGTTACTAACGGAACAATTGCATCCAGATGAAGTGATTTGGCCCCTGTCCATGCCTCCCAAGTTGCAACCAAGTGACGTAACCTTTTTAGAAAAGACCTTCAAACGTGATTGGTATCAGGGATATCGGGATTTATTGCTCGCGAAGTACGGACCGTTGCAGCACATTATGTGTGGGGTGCACGTTAGTTACTCGCCAACGCCCGCGATCGTGAGCTGGTATCAAGCGCAACACCAAATTGCGGACCGAGTAACAGCCAAAAACCAGTTGATGTTTCAAATCACCCAGGAGTTAGTGGGATTTCGGTGGTTATTAACGTATTTATTTGGAGCCAGTCCGCTGGATGAAAATCAACCAGCGCCCCGTCCCTTGGTGCGCTCGCTGCGCGCCAGTCATCGGGGATTTGGAAACCGATCGGATGTTCACGTTAGCTATCAGCGGCTGGCGGATTTTGTTAACCAACAACTCGAGGCGATTCGCACGAAAAAATTATTTGCACCGAGTGAGTTTTACGGACCAGTGCGCTTAAAGGCCAAAAACGGGTTGGCTTCGATTCCGCAGCAGGGGATTGATTATTTGGAATTACGGACGCTCGATAACGATCCCTTTGCTACGGACGGCGTTGCTCCAACGACCCTCCGGGTGGTTCGCTTACTAATTCTGGCAGGGATCTTGTTTCCAGAACCTTGGGATGCTGAGCGCCTGGCGACCGCTGCTGCTGCCAACGATCAGGTTGCCCTCGCCGCTCCGACGGCCCCGTTGCCGGCCGATTTGCAGGCTAGCGCGAAGCAGTTAGTGGAGCGGTTACAAACCGTTGTGAAGCAATTACCCAATCCCGCAGATTGGCAGGCCAGCTTAGCAATGGTGCGTGATCGACTCCAGGATCCAGATCAGACCACCGCGGGGCGGTTAGTGCCCTATGTCCACCAGGATTCTCTAAGTGATTTTGGCTTTCAACGGGGGCTTGCAACCAAACGGGCTCGCCAAGGAGCGGCGTTGAGCGCGCAATTTCCGGACGTTGTTCCAGAGTTGGTTCCGGTGTATCGCTATCTTGCGCAAACTGGCATTCCATTTAGAGTGCAGGACCCAACTAAACTGGTGGTAACCATTGCTGATCAGACCCCGATCACGGTGACCAATCCCGCGCAACTAGCTGAGCTTCAAGCACTGTGGCAAGCGCATTTTCAGTAG
- a CDS encoding nicotinate-nucleotide adenylyltransferase, translated as MRKQRIGLLGGTFNPIHQGHLLIAEQAYAQLQLDRVDFLPDFEPPHVDHKEAIAAQHRVEMLQRAIVDNPHFGIELTEIQRQGTSYSYTTLQTLRATHPDTEYYFIIGGDMVAYLPTWYRIADLVKLVTFVGVNRVGTTTEAPYPVHWINVPTFAVSSSLIRTKLQRHEDVRYLLPDPVLKYIKEQGLYETE; from the coding sequence ATGCGGAAACAACGAATTGGACTACTCGGGGGGACCTTTAATCCGATCCACCAGGGCCACTTGTTGATTGCGGAGCAGGCCTATGCCCAACTGCAACTTGATCGAGTTGATTTTTTACCCGATTTTGAGCCTCCCCACGTTGATCATAAGGAAGCGATTGCGGCGCAGCACCGGGTGGAAATGTTACAGCGCGCCATTGTGGATAATCCCCACTTTGGAATTGAGCTAACGGAGATTCAGCGCCAGGGCACGAGTTATAGCTATACGACGTTGCAGACCTTACGAGCCACCCATCCCGATACCGAGTACTACTTCATTATTGGTGGGGACATGGTGGCCTACTTGCCAACCTGGTACCGGATTGCCGATTTGGTAAAGCTGGTAACCTTTGTGGGGGTTAATCGCGTGGGCACCACGACCGAGGCGCCGTATCCCGTGCATTGGATTAACGTGCCCACCTTTGCGGTTTCTTCGTCACTGATTCGAACCAAGTTACAACGGCACGAAGACGTCCGCTACCTGTTGCCAGATCCCGTTTTAAAATACATTAAGGAGCAAGGACTTTATGAAACAGAGTAA
- a CDS encoding nucleotidyltransferase encodes MTALRAVAVIAEYVPFHNGHLWQLHEAQRLTQADVTVAIMSGNWTQRGEPAVFDKWTRTKMALANGVDLVIELPAVSAVQPAHLFAQRAVELVQALHCDDLSFGSEHPDWDFNQLAQLDVQATGQEFQDHHLNFPTAFRQALLREYGLALQEPNDTLGFWYAQAAGQFSHPVHLVPVKRQGSGHRDQQLGRTISSGTAIRRALLAGDLDYRTSVPAASNQAWTGLTPLDWEQFWPYLKYAITQQTPAELRQIYQMTEGLEYRLQRLAPSAPSFANFLAAVKTKRYTYPRLQRLCTYILLNFQAQAVRDYQPVLRVLGMTTRGQQYLHTVKKHLELPLITTASKTALDQDLALEARAGLVTELVNGRIQDRGRSVIRKPAIKE; translated from the coding sequence ATGACAGCACTGCGGGCCGTCGCGGTGATTGCTGAGTACGTTCCGTTTCATAATGGGCACCTGTGGCAATTACACGAGGCCCAACGACTGACCCAAGCTGACGTGACCGTGGCCATTATGAGTGGCAATTGGACCCAGCGGGGGGAACCGGCCGTCTTTGATAAGTGGACCAGAACGAAGATGGCGTTAGCCAATGGGGTTGATTTAGTAATTGAGTTGCCAGCGGTTTCTGCCGTTCAGCCGGCCCATTTGTTTGCCCAGCGAGCCGTGGAGCTGGTGCAAGCTTTACACTGTGACGATTTATCGTTTGGCAGTGAACATCCGGATTGGGATTTTAACCAGCTGGCGCAACTCGACGTCCAGGCCACCGGACAAGAATTTCAGGATCACCACTTGAATTTTCCCACGGCTTTTCGCCAGGCGCTGCTGCGGGAGTATGGACTGGCATTGCAGGAACCAAACGATACGTTGGGATTTTGGTACGCCCAGGCGGCGGGGCAGTTTTCGCATCCTGTGCACCTGGTTCCGGTAAAACGCCAGGGCAGTGGTCATCGTGACCAGCAACTCGGGCGGACGATTTCGAGTGGAACGGCGATTCGCCGGGCATTACTGGCCGGGGATTTGGATTACCGCACCAGTGTTCCCGCTGCCAGTAACCAGGCGTGGACCGGATTAACCCCCTTAGATTGGGAACAATTTTGGCCGTATTTGAAGTATGCGATTACCCAGCAGACGCCTGCCGAATTACGTCAGATTTACCAGATGACAGAGGGCCTAGAGTACCGGTTACAACGGTTGGCGCCATCGGCACCTTCGTTTGCAAACTTTTTAGCGGCTGTAAAAACCAAACGGTATACCTATCCGCGGTTACAACGCTTATGTACGTATATTTTACTTAACTTTCAGGCCCAGGCTGTTCGTGATTATCAACCGGTGCTGCGGGTCTTAGGAATGACAACCCGGGGCCAGCAGTACCTGCATACGGTCAAAAAACACCTGGAACTCCCGTTGATTACGACGGCCAGTAAAACTGCTCTGGACCAGGACCTTGCCTTAGAGGCGCGCGCGGGCTTAGTCACGGAGCTGGTTAATGGTCGGATTCAAGATCGGGGACGATCGGTAATCCGGAAACCAGCTATCAAGGAGTAG
- the rsfS gene encoding ribosome silencing factor yields the protein MDNQAILETVVKAADERRAHDIVVLNIERLSVMGRYFVIMDADSDRQVKAIANNIIDKLEEQHVKVDHVEGKDQANWILIEAGEVIIHVFKQETREFYNLEKLWADAQVEDISAWIDED from the coding sequence ATGGATAACCAAGCAATTTTAGAGACGGTCGTAAAAGCGGCTGACGAACGCCGTGCTCACGACATTGTTGTTTTAAACATTGAACGCCTGAGTGTGATGGGTCGGTACTTTGTCATCATGGATGCTGATTCTGATCGTCAGGTTAAGGCGATTGCCAATAACATCATTGATAAGTTAGAAGAACAGCACGTCAAGGTTGATCACGTTGAAGGAAAAGATCAGGCTAATTGGATTTTAATTGAGGCGGGCGAAGTGATTATTCACGTCTTTAAACAGGAAACCCGGGAATTTTATAACCTGGAAAAACTGTGGGCCGATGCCCAAGTGGAAGACATTTCGGCTTGGATTGACGAGGATTAG
- the yhbY gene encoding ribosome assembly RNA-binding protein YhbY: protein MKLTGKQKRFLRANANQLRPIFSVGKNGLNATWLQEVGRAVAKRELVKVSIQQSADVSPAEVKQFIEANSEIQVVQTIGKTVLLFQEASQPNHRDISHGVFQL, encoded by the coding sequence ATGAAATTAACTGGGAAACAAAAACGGTTCTTACGGGCCAATGCGAACCAACTCCGGCCGATTTTTTCCGTGGGGAAAAACGGACTGAATGCAACGTGGTTACAAGAGGTGGGCCGGGCCGTCGCAAAACGGGAACTTGTAAAGGTAAGCATCCAACAAAGTGCGGATGTTAGTCCCGCGGAAGTCAAACAGTTTATTGAAGCTAACAGTGAAATTCAGGTTGTGCAGACGATTGGGAAAACGGTCTTACTGTTTCAAGAAGCCAGTCAACCGAATCACCGTGATATTTCCCACGGTGTATTCCAGTTATAG
- the rplT gene encoding 50S ribosomal protein L20: MPRVKGGTATRNRRKRVLKLAKGYRGGKHRLFKTAKDQVMKSREYAFRDRRNNKGNFRKLWITRINAAARINDISYSKLMHGLKAANIDVNRKMLADLAVNDADAFAALVAEAKKAL, from the coding sequence ATGCCACGAGTAAAAGGTGGAACTGCTACACGGAACCGGCGGAAACGCGTACTGAAATTAGCTAAGGGATACCGCGGTGGAAAGCACCGGCTCTTTAAAACTGCTAAAGATCAAGTAATGAAGTCACGGGAATATGCCTTTCGTGATCGTCGTAACAACAAAGGAAACTTTAGAAAACTGTGGATTACGCGGATTAACGCGGCAGCCCGGATCAATGACATTAGTTACAGTAAATTAATGCATGGACTTAAGGCGGCTAACATTGACGTTAACCGTAAGATGTTAGCGGACTTAGCAGTGAATGATGCAGATGCATTTGCAGCTTTAGTTGCTGAAGCCAAAAAAGCTTTATAA
- the rpmF gene encoding 50S ribosomal protein L32 — translation MAVPKRKTSKARRDMRRGHIKLTVPGMSPCPNCGELRKSHYVCPSCGYYNGKEVVAQKNN, via the coding sequence ATGGCTGTACCAAAGCGAAAAACTTCGAAAGCAAGAAGAGATATGCGTCGTGGTCACATTAAGTTGACGGTACCGGGCATGAGTCCATGTCCTAACTGTGGTGAACTGCGGAAGTCTCACTATGTTTGCCCAAGTTGTGGTTACTACAACGGCAAGGAAGTTGTTGCTCAAAAGAACAACTAA
- a CDS encoding YceD family protein: MKWSFEKLQGYQKEPFTEQGTLDLKADLLERYPQEILDATPFTVQVSAVADNGDVIIDADVEGTVTVPSSRSLTPFSLPLKFHFSEVYVNTKAAFNRYENEVVVIKVDDDGKVDFDKAVADNVIVQIPMQVLSPAERAGAKMPAGEDWEVISEADFNEQHAEAKQVDPRLASLKQFYADDDDKA, translated from the coding sequence ATGAAGTGGTCCTTTGAAAAGTTACAAGGTTATCAAAAGGAACCGTTCACAGAGCAGGGTACGCTTGATTTGAAGGCGGACCTTCTGGAGCGATATCCGCAGGAGATTTTAGATGCAACGCCATTTACGGTCCAAGTTTCTGCTGTAGCTGATAACGGGGATGTAATCATTGATGCCGACGTTGAAGGAACGGTGACGGTACCATCGTCGCGTTCATTAACACCGTTTTCATTGCCACTGAAATTTCATTTTTCCGAAGTGTATGTCAACACGAAGGCCGCCTTTAATCGCTATGAGAATGAGGTTGTCGTTATCAAGGTTGATGACGATGGAAAGGTTGATTTTGACAAAGCAGTGGCAGATAATGTGATTGTGCAGATTCCAATGCAAGTACTTTCGCCAGCCGAACGGGCCGGAGCTAAAATGCCGGCCGGTGAGGACTGGGAAGTGATTTCCGAAGCTGACTTTAACGAGCAGCACGCGGAAGCTAAACAAGTTGATCCACGTCTTGCTAGTCTGAAGCAGTTTTATGCGGATGATGACGACAAGGCTTAA